AGCCAATTTTAGCCACTGTTTCAGTTTTCATCATTCTATTCACATGGGCAATTTTGGCTTCTTCCATTGCTGCTGCTTTTTGAAATTCTGATGCTGTTGGTCCTGGACAAAGGGTAGTTACAGTTACTCCTGTACCTTCTAATTCATTAGCGATCGCTTCAGAAAATGATAACACATAAGCTTTAGTTGCAAAATAAACGGCCATTAACGGACCAGGTTGAAAAGCCGCAACTGAAGCAACATTTAATATTTTTCCATAGCCTTGGCTGATCATATCCTTGAGGAATAATTTAGTTAAGTGCGTGAGACTAACTATGTTTACCTGTAACATTTTTAGTTCTGTTGTCAGGTCAGTTTCGCTAAATACTCCATAAGTACCGAATCCAGCATTATTAACTAATACATCAATCTTAATTCCCGCTTGCTGTAATTCGGTAAATATTTCTTCTGGAGATGTTGATATAGATAAATCCTTAACTAAAGTTTTAACATAAATACCAAACTTTTTGCTAAATTCCTCAGCAATTAGCGCCAGTGTTTCTGCATCTTTATCTACTAAAACAAGATTGTAACTATGCCGAGCAAAAATATATGCTAATTGGTAGCCAATTCCATGCGCTGAACCTGTGACAAGGGTGGTTTTTTGTCGAGATTTATGATTATTTTCCATTGGATGTAATGGTTAATTTGAGTTGAATAAAGTGAAAATGTTATGATAAGAACATTATTGAAAATGAGTTTTGTAGCAGTCTCATTAACTTTATTACTTTCACATAAAAAGATCTGTATTCCTTGATTCACTCTTACTCTGAGAGGATGTTTTAAAAGTTTTGAATGTATAAATAAACCCCTCTCCAAACCTCTCCCCGACGCGGGGAGAGGCTTTGAAACCTCCATTCCCTCGTAGGGAAGGGGGGTTAGGTTGCTGAAGATTATTGGTTTCATCTAATACTTTTCAAACAACCTCTGAAACAAGTAGAGACATTCCGCTGGAATATCTCTACTTGAAAGGCTACCAGGAAACCTCAATTCACAACCCCAGACAGACGCAGACAGACACAGAGAAACTTGATAATTATCTGTATCTATCTGTGTTTATCCCCTATGAACGAAGAAGTCTCAGCCAAGCTGGAACTAATGAGGCAAACCCTATCTGAAAATAGAGAAATTGTTGCGACTCCAACTGCTACTGAAACTTTAGCAGCAGGGATGGCTGTTGCTTGGAACCCAAGTTTAGCCGGGGCAAAAGTGGAAGATACTTTTGTAATTCTTGAGGATGGGAAGTTAGAGAATTTGACTTTTGACCCGAATTTTCCCAGTGTAGAGGTAGAAGGGAGATTGCGGGCTATGCCTTTAGTTAAATAGACATCTCCGAGAATTCCAGTAATTTTCCGGTGTTCATAGCAAACCCTGAATAAATCTAGTTCTTCCTTTGCTCCTTTGCGTCTACCCTGCGGGATCTCTAAGAGAGATTGCGCGAAACAAAAACAAACAAAAGATTATGAATTTTGAAGAAATATTTAATACAATACCCGAAACAGAAGCCAGTGCGCCTGGTAGGGTAAATTTACTGGGTGAACATACCGACTATAATGATGGTTTTGTGCTGCCAACTGCCATTCCTCAAAGCACAACAGTGTTACTGGGCATGAGTAGAGATAGCGAACACCATTTTTACTCAGAAAATTTAAACGAGCGAGTCACTATATTAGATACGCACCATTCACCATCGGGGTTTTCCAGCTATATTTTTGGTTGTATTGAAGTTTTGAAAACAGCAGGATACACAATACCACCCTTATTGGTGTATGTGAAATCAACCGTGCCTATAGGTTCGGGTTTATCTAGCAGTGCGGCTTTAGAAGTAGCAACACTGAGAGGAATACGTCAACTTCTTGATCTCCCTCTCAATGATGTGGAAATTGCCCAACTCGCACAACAAGCAGAAATTCACTATGCTGGTGTCCAATGCGGCATTATGGATCAAATGGCTGCTAGTTTGGCGGATAGCAAACATATTTTATTTTTAGATACTCGTACCCTAGAACGCCAGCTTGTACCTTTTCCATCTGAAGCCGAGATTGTAGTTATAGATAGCGGTGTGCCGCGTACCCTTGCTAGTAGTGGCTATAACCAACGTCGGGCTGAGTGTGAAGAGGCTGCCCATTTGTTGGGAGTGACAGCACTGCGAGATATTACTGATGCTAAGGAAACCGAAATATTACCTAAACCGTTATGCGATCGCGCTCGTCATGTAATTACAGAAAATAACCGCGTCTTGGAAGCTTTACAGGGAGTCTCACCTGAGCGGTTTGGAGAGTTGATGAACGCATCCCATGCTAGTTTACGGGATGATTACGAAGTTTCCGTTCCTGCGCTGGATACTTTGGTAGAAATTTTGCAGAGAACGCCAGGAGTATTTGGTGCAAGGCTGACAGGAGCAGGTTTTGGTGGAGCTTGCGTGGCTTTAGTTGCATCAGGTGAAGGAAGAGATATTGCCACAAAAGCCGTTGAAGAATACAACCATCTAGGTAACACCGGACGTATTTTAGTTCCCACTTTTGAGCTTTAGACTGTGTACCATTTTGAATACACTGGAAAATAAAAACGATCCCATTCGCTAAAGCTATCGTCTCTTTAGGAACGAAAGCCAGTTTCAAATTCTCAAGATCAGTGTCGCATAATAGCTATCTTTAATCTGGGTTTCACCCTTTCTTCTACATTCTGTATGGGAATGAATTCTAGAAGGCTCTGCCTTTGCTGTCACTAAAGGCAGAGCGTCTGTGATTGTATTTCCAGTCTGAGGCTGGGAACAAGATAGTTATCGAATTTGTCTACATCCATCTGCGGTTTTAAATTCATTTGCAGATTAATTAATACTCATACCTAATCTGATACTCACTAGCTTCGTTTATGCCGCCTACCTGTTGGTAGATATCACTTTGACTCAAATAAATATCTTTGTGTTTATCAACAGAAGAGTCCAACTTCTCAAAATGTAGTTGTATTTCTTTATTGACTGGGTTAAAAACTGTATTTAGGTATTTTAACCGCAAGAATACTCGAAAATTGTCTATATCAGCAAATTCATAAATCTTTCCTGGCTCTAAGTTTAGCTCAGTCATAATTACTTTCATCTTTATAATTTGGCTTCTGGATATTTCCAACTCTAGGGAAAAATCCCTATCTTTAGCATAAGTATCACTTCTCCTTGCTACCTCTACCAGATGAGATGGCTTGACCTTGCGTTAGTTAGACTTGGAGATCGACATTCACAGCTTGCAATTCCTTCGCTTTATCCTCTGTTGATACTCCCCACGGCTAGAAAGAAACCGGGGGATTTTTGCTTCAAAGGGATTCCAATGAATTTAGCCGTGCTAACGCGTCGCTTCGCTAATAGTAAGCATCCTAAAGCTTCCTTGGCAAACATCTGCGCCGCAAGTTTTGTTGCTGCCAAATACTACAAGCGATCGCTCCCTCAAGCCTGCAATTTTGTAGCGGTTGCAACTCCTGTATAGACAGTCTGATATCATCTTTGTGTTTAATTAATACAAAGATTATGCAAGCAAGCTTTTTGAGTGCGGTTGTTTTACCTGTAGCTTTGGCTATCATTATGCTGGGAATGGGGTTATCTCTTGCACCAGAAGATTTCCAGCGTGTAAAGAAGTATCCCAAAGCGGTTGCCATTGGCTTGATTAATCAGTTGTTTTTTTTACCTGTGATTGGTTTTATCATTGCTAAAGTTGTACCCATGCAGCCAAACATTGCTATGGGATTAATGATAGTGGCGCTGTGTCCAGGTGGAGTATCCTCCAATGTCATTACATTCCTCGCTAAAGGTGATGTTGCACTCTCAGTCACGCTGACGGCTTTTAGCAGTGTAATTACAGTATTTACAATTCCATTGTTCGGCAACCTTGCATACCAGCACTTTATCGGGCAAACTGCGGCGATCGCTCTACCCATTGGTGCAACTATACTACAAGTTTTTCTGATGACGCTTTTGCCTATCGGGTTGGGAATGGGGGTAAGACAGATATTTCCAGAAGTTGCGCGTCGGTTGGAAAAAGTGACTAACCGCCTAGCAGTTGCTTTTCTGGCGATAATTATTCTCTTGCTCATTATTCGTGAGTGGAATAATCTCCCTGGCTTTATTGTCCAAGTGGGAGTAGGTGTAGTGCTTTTGAATACTATCGCAATGTTGGCGGGGTTTTATGTTAGCAAACTATTTAACCTAAATATTCCTCAGCAAATCTGCATTGCCATTGAGGTGGGTATTCAAAATGGTACACTAGCTATAGCAATTACAGCCGGACTACTCAACAATCCTGATATGGCTGTACCAGCAGCAATTTACAGTTTGTTTATGAATGTCACAGGGTTTATTGCTATTACCTACGGGAGAAAGTTGGCTGCAAGCAACCCGGTTCAGGAAGCTATAGAGAG
This genomic interval from Anabaena sphaerica FACHB-251 contains the following:
- a CDS encoding SDR family NAD(P)-dependent oxidoreductase; translation: MENNHKSRQKTTLVTGSAHGIGYQLAYIFARHSYNLVLVDKDAETLALIAEEFSKKFGIYVKTLVKDLSISTSPEEIFTELQQAGIKIDVLVNNAGFGTYGVFSETDLTTELKMLQVNIVSLTHLTKLFLKDMISQGYGKILNVASVAAFQPGPLMAVYFATKAYVLSFSEAIANELEGTGVTVTTLCPGPTASEFQKAAAMEEAKIAHVNRMMKTETVAKIGYDSLMANKTIAIPGLRNKILAKSVRFAPRNIVTKVVRNMHELRK
- the galK gene encoding galactokinase is translated as MNFEEIFNTIPETEASAPGRVNLLGEHTDYNDGFVLPTAIPQSTTVLLGMSRDSEHHFYSENLNERVTILDTHHSPSGFSSYIFGCIEVLKTAGYTIPPLLVYVKSTVPIGSGLSSSAALEVATLRGIRQLLDLPLNDVEIAQLAQQAEIHYAGVQCGIMDQMAASLADSKHILFLDTRTLERQLVPFPSEAEIVVIDSGVPRTLASSGYNQRRAECEEAAHLLGVTALRDITDAKETEILPKPLCDRARHVITENNRVLEALQGVSPERFGELMNASHASLRDDYEVSVPALDTLVEILQRTPGVFGARLTGAGFGGACVALVASGEGRDIATKAVEEYNHLGNTGRILVPTFEL
- a CDS encoding bile acid:sodium symporter family protein, which produces MQASFLSAVVLPVALAIIMLGMGLSLAPEDFQRVKKYPKAVAIGLINQLFFLPVIGFIIAKVVPMQPNIAMGLMIVALCPGGVSSNVITFLAKGDVALSVTLTAFSSVITVFTIPLFGNLAYQHFIGQTAAIALPIGATILQVFLMTLLPIGLGMGVRQIFPEVARRLEKVTNRLAVAFLAIIILLLIIREWNNLPGFIVQVGVGVVLLNTIAMLAGFYVSKLFNLNIPQQICIAIEVGIQNGTLAIAITAGLLNNPDMAVPAAIYSLFMNVTGFIAITYGRKLAASNPVQEAIESKV